The proteins below come from a single Lactobacillus johnsonii genomic window:
- a CDS encoding APC family permease, whose amino-acid sequence MKNFFKKVPVNTFLKADSRLTRHLNARDLVALGIGAVIGTGIFILPGHEAAQHAGPAVAISFLLAAIVSGMVGMAYAEFSSAMPVAGSAYSFGSVIYGEVVGWIIGWGLLLEYFLAVSAEATGFASYFNNNILAPIGIHLPKALEAGPMEGGVINISAVLIVLIVALILYQGANLSKRVENIAVIIKVAIIILFIVIGMFYIKADNYVPFYPKKFQTPPLGIGGISTAAATVFFAFIGFDALAANSAETKDPEKNVVKGIMGTVIIAVLLYVSFSLVLTGMVNYKQLNVDDPAAYALKVVGLTAWNKLITVGALVGIFTAMITMLLGGSRLLYALGRDGLLPDSMGSVHAKKMIPDHAVIVSTIVAAVFAGLVPLMELASLINAGTLIAFALISFGIIPLRHRKDIVNDGFKMPLYPVLPVIAGLLSVYFIWMLPNTTKIMVGIWLIVGIIVYATYGIKHSKLQN is encoded by the coding sequence ATGAAAAACTTCTTTAAGAAAGTTCCAGTAAATACTTTTTTAAAAGCAGATTCTCGCTTAACTAGACATTTAAATGCTCGTGATTTAGTTGCGTTGGGAATCGGGGCAGTTATTGGAACAGGAATTTTTATTTTGCCTGGTCATGAAGCGGCACAGCATGCTGGTCCAGCAGTTGCTATTTCTTTTTTATTAGCAGCAATTGTTTCTGGTATGGTGGGAATGGCTTATGCTGAATTTTCTTCTGCAATGCCAGTAGCTGGCTCCGCCTATTCTTTTGGTTCAGTAATCTATGGAGAAGTAGTAGGGTGGATAATTGGATGGGGATTATTATTAGAATATTTTTTAGCTGTTTCTGCTGAAGCGACTGGTTTTGCTTCATATTTTAATAATAATATTTTAGCGCCAATTGGAATTCATTTGCCTAAAGCACTTGAAGCTGGACCAATGGAAGGTGGAGTAATAAATATTTCTGCTGTTTTAATTGTGTTAATCGTTGCTTTGATTTTATATCAAGGTGCTAACTTATCTAAACGTGTGGAAAATATAGCAGTAATTATCAAAGTCGCAATTATTATTTTGTTTATTGTGATTGGGATGTTCTATATTAAGGCTGACAACTATGTCCCATTTTATCCTAAAAAATTCCAAACACCACCATTAGGGATTGGGGGAATATCTACAGCTGCAGCCACTGTATTCTTTGCATTTATTGGTTTTGATGCTTTAGCAGCAAACAGTGCTGAAACAAAGGATCCTGAAAAAAACGTTGTTAAAGGAATCATGGGGACAGTGATTATTGCTGTTCTACTATATGTAAGTTTTTCTCTAGTTTTAACTGGAATGGTTAATTACAAACAATTAAATGTTGATGATCCAGCAGCTTATGCACTAAAAGTAGTTGGCTTAACTGCGTGGAATAAATTGATTACCGTTGGAGCATTAGTCGGAATCTTTACCGCAATGATTACTATGTTGCTGGGCGGCTCAAGATTACTCTATGCTTTAGGAAGAGATGGATTATTACCGGATTCCATGGGAAGTGTGCATGCTAAAAAGATGATTCCTGATCACGCAGTAATTGTCTCTACAATAGTAGCAGCTGTTTTTGCTGGATTGGTTCCTTTAATGGAATTAGCTTCATTAATTAATGCAGGGACATTAATCGCATTTGCTTTAATTTCATTTGGAATTATTCCTCTACGGCATCGAAAAGATATTGTGAATGATGGATTTAAGATGCCACTTTATCCGGTACTGCCTGTAATTGCTGGATTACTAAGCGTATATTTCATTTGGATGTTACCAAATACGACAAAAATTATGGTGGGAATCTGGTTAATTGTGGGAATCATTGTGTATGCAACATACGGTATAAAACATTCTAAACTACAGAATTAA